Proteins encoded within one genomic window of Candidatus Syntrophocurvum alkaliphilum:
- a CDS encoding Flp family type IVb pilin produces MLEMLKRFINEEQGQGMVEYAFILAFIALAVVSVLNFLGDAVNDIFVEVIDGF; encoded by the coding sequence ATGTTGGAAATGTTAAAAAGATTTATCAATGAAGAACAAGGACAAGGAATGGTAGAGTATGCTTTTATTTTAGCCTTCATAGCTTTAGCAGTTGTTAGTGTTTTGAATTTTTTGGGTGATGCTGTGAATGATATTTTTGTAGAAGTTATTGATGGATTTTAA
- a CDS encoding type II secretion system F family protein, whose amino-acid sequence MQALILILVTIMVSSIVIGILYHVNYKKIITMDRLKSYVEEDADQFFPPELNQPLKDRMFKPIAESITNVFKNFIPQEKKLIYEKQLMHAGYPNGLTVEGFIAFKFISVVIALLIGVIIGGIFAIALLLLIGIYLPSMYLRSKEKERKKEILKSLPDNLDLLSVSVEAGLGFDGAMQKVVEKTSGPLKKEFEKVLQEINIGKPRREALRDMANRVEVDDVSTFIGSIIQADQLGVSIGNVLKLQADQVRNNRRMRAEEAAQKAPIKILIPLVLFIFPTILIVLLGPAVIQLIETL is encoded by the coding sequence ATGCAAGCACTTATACTTATATTAGTAACAATAATGGTTTCTAGCATTGTGATAGGCATATTGTACCATGTTAATTATAAAAAAATAATTACAATGGATAGATTGAAAAGTTATGTAGAAGAAGATGCCGATCAATTTTTTCCGCCTGAACTAAATCAACCATTAAAGGATAGAATGTTTAAGCCTATTGCCGAGTCTATAACCAATGTTTTTAAAAATTTTATTCCACAAGAGAAAAAGCTGATATATGAAAAGCAGTTAATGCACGCCGGATATCCTAATGGATTAACAGTGGAAGGTTTTATAGCTTTTAAGTTTATATCTGTAGTTATAGCATTACTAATAGGAGTAATTATTGGGGGTATATTTGCTATTGCTCTATTACTGTTGATAGGAATCTATTTACCTTCAATGTATTTGCGATCAAAGGAAAAAGAAAGGAAAAAAGAAATACTTAAAAGTCTCCCTGATAATTTGGATTTATTAAGTGTAAGTGTTGAAGCAGGACTTGGTTTTGATGGTGCTATGCAAAAAGTAGTAGAAAAAACTAGTGGTCCTTTAAAAAAGGAATTTGAAAAGGTTTTACAAGAAATAAATATTGGTAAACCGCGAAGAGAAGCGTTAAGAGATATGGCTAATAGGGTGGAAGTTGATGATGTATCAACATTTATTGGTTCGATTATTCAGGCAGACCAGCTTGGAGTTAGTATAGGAAATGTTTTGAAACTACAAGCAGACCAAGTGAGAAATAATCGAAGAATGAGAGCGGAAGAAGCAGCGCAAAAAGCACCAATTAAAATATTAATACCACTAGTATTATTTATTTTCCCAACTATATTAATAGTGCTTTTAGGACCAGCAGTAATTCAATTAATAGAAACACTTTAA
- a CDS encoding type II secretion system F family protein yields MAGFISILVVIMIGCLVMGIVSVVTRKSIYQERLESLVEKEKKEPIKKSPEPRVLLLALLERVSKLFAARSYTQNIQVELMRAGIPLRGEEYLTICLILIFVIPLLILLITANFWFAFSLFLIGLFIPKVYLNYKKNARIQKINQQLGDALIIMSNALRAGFGFQQAMDSARKELPDPISVEFNWTLREMDLGVSYEESLQNMDKRVQSDDLNMVVTGILIQRQVGGNLAEVLDNIAATIRERARIKGEVQVLTAQGRLSGIIIGLIPVALILAMLSINPDYLMVLVTDPRGLVIIGAAAFFQVVGIIMIRKMIDIEI; encoded by the coding sequence ATGGCAGGTTTTATAAGTATTTTAGTTGTTATTATGATTGGTTGCCTAGTAATGGGGATAGTAAGTGTAGTAACTCGTAAAAGTATTTATCAGGAACGACTTGAATCACTTGTAGAAAAAGAAAAAAAAGAGCCCATTAAGAAATCTCCTGAACCTAGAGTTTTGTTATTAGCTTTATTGGAAAGAGTTTCTAAGCTTTTTGCAGCTCGTTCCTATACTCAAAACATACAAGTTGAGCTAATGAGAGCAGGCATACCACTTAGAGGTGAAGAGTATCTAACAATATGCCTTATACTAATATTTGTAATCCCTTTACTGATATTGCTAATTACTGCTAACTTTTGGTTTGCATTTTCTTTATTTTTAATTGGCTTGTTTATTCCTAAGGTTTATTTAAATTATAAAAAAAATGCTAGAATTCAAAAAATAAATCAACAGTTAGGAGATGCACTAATTATTATGTCTAATGCCTTAAGGGCTGGTTTTGGCTTTCAACAAGCAATGGATTCAGCTAGAAAAGAATTACCCGATCCTATTTCAGTTGAGTTTAACTGGACATTAAGGGAAATGGATCTAGGTGTTAGCTATGAAGAATCTTTGCAAAACATGGATAAGCGGGTACAAAGTGATGATTTAAATATGGTTGTTACAGGTATATTGATTCAAAGGCAAGTTGGAGGAAACTTAGCAGAGGTGCTTGATAACATTGCGGCAACTATTAGAGAAAGAGCGCGAATAAAAGGGGAAGTGCAAGTTCTAACAGCTCAAGGAAGACTTTCTGGTATAATTATTGGTTTAATTCCGGTAGCGCTGATTCTAGCAATGTTATCAATTAATCCCGATTATTTAATGGTTTTAGTTACTGACCCAAGGGGTTTAGTAATTATAGGTGCAGCAGCCTTTTTCCAAGTGGTTGGGATTATTATGATAAGAAAAATGATTGATATTGAAATATAG
- a CDS encoding CpaF family protein, translated as MSLLSRLQNQNTTLQQSSKNNKKEISIRKHYDLIHKIHREVVNDIDSDFFNIKDEEVDRQKAEEEVKKIAELCIEKEQGHFTRQEKEEIIDHVLNEVFEFGPITPLLKDESISEVMVNGPKDVYVEKNGQLEKTNVIFRDNDHLYTVIERIISPLGRRIDESSPMVDARLPDGSRVNAIIPPLALNGCVLTIRKFSSKLLKAEDLIRGNTMTSSMAKFLEACVEGRLNIVVSGGTGAGKTSTLNIISSFIPKNERIVTIEDAAELDLHQDHVISLETRPANIDNKGEINIRDLVRNSLRMRPDRLVVGEVRGGEALDMLQAMNTGHDGSLTTGHSNSPRDMISRLETMVLMAGIELPVKAIREQIAAAIDIIVHQSRLQDGSRKITHITEVIGMEGDIITLQDIFLFEKTGIDEKGRVRGKHRPTGIKPKCVDQLNAAGINLSMDFFNPDVDKLA; from the coding sequence GTGTCACTTTTAAGCCGCTTACAAAATCAAAATACTACTTTACAACAATCATCAAAAAATAATAAAAAAGAAATTAGCATAAGAAAGCATTATGATTTAATTCATAAAATACATCGTGAAGTAGTAAATGATATTGATTCTGATTTTTTTAATATTAAGGATGAAGAGGTAGATCGTCAAAAAGCAGAGGAAGAAGTAAAAAAAATAGCAGAACTGTGTATAGAAAAAGAGCAAGGACATTTTACTAGACAGGAAAAAGAGGAAATAATAGATCATGTATTAAATGAAGTTTTTGAGTTTGGGCCTATAACTCCTTTATTAAAGGATGAGTCCATTTCTGAGGTTATGGTGAATGGGCCTAAAGATGTCTATGTAGAAAAAAATGGTCAGCTTGAAAAAACCAATGTTATATTTAGAGACAATGATCATTTATATACAGTCATTGAGAGAATAATATCACCTTTAGGAAGAAGAATTGATGAAAGTTCACCAATGGTTGATGCTCGTCTTCCAGATGGATCAAGGGTAAATGCAATAATTCCTCCCTTAGCTTTAAATGGCTGTGTTTTAACTATAAGGAAGTTTTCATCAAAGCTTTTAAAGGCTGAGGATCTAATTAGAGGTAATACCATGACTAGTTCTATGGCAAAATTTCTTGAGGCTTGTGTTGAAGGAAGATTAAATATAGTAGTATCAGGGGGTACAGGAGCAGGTAAAACTAGTACTCTAAACATTATTTCATCATTTATTCCGAAAAATGAACGAATAGTTACTATTGAGGATGCTGCAGAATTAGATCTTCATCAGGATCACGTAATATCGTTAGAGACACGACCTGCAAATATTGACAATAAAGGTGAAATTAACATTAGGGACTTAGTTCGTAACTCTTTGCGTATGCGCCCTGACCGACTGGTAGTAGGGGAGGTTCGTGGTGGTGAAGCACTTGATATGTTACAGGCAATGAATACCGGACATGATGGTTCATTAACTACTGGTCACTCCAACTCACCTCGTGATATGATATCTCGTCTTGAAACTATGGTTTTAATGGCAGGTATAGAGCTACCAGTAAAAGCAATACGTGAACAGATTGCTGCTGCTATTGATATAATTGTTCATCAAAGCCGTCTTCAAGATGGTTCTAGAAAAATTACTCATATAACTGAGGTTATAGGTATGGAGGGAGATATAATTACCCTTCAGGATATATTTTTATTTGAAAAAACTGGTATAGATGAAAAAGGTAGGGTTAGAGGTAAGCATAGACCTACCGGTATAAAACCTAAATGTGTTGATCAGCTTAATGCAGCTGGTATTAACTTGAGTATGGATTTCTTTAATCCTGATGTAGATAAATTAGCCTAA
- a CDS encoding response regulator — protein MEKITLLLADDNEYMRFVIKEMLQSDNAIRVIGEAQDGKEVLETIKVIKPEVIVMDVGMPVIDGLEATRLISQYYSDINIILISINDERHYFKEAMQAGAKEYLIKPIVPNDLIRAIKTVATFSRKRLGVDINQLDDELSVSKDAPTNSTQEAIKTIPDYTVENIPQNKHIYADNQVEENVATKEEKGYFKNPISKSSIISAVKNITGLNGKREEETNSLSTEVEISEESTNGVLENNIEEQENDFLDSKEDLNSPDIEIENPKVISVFGTKGGVGKSIVCSNLAVALAQKYKNKVGLIDLDIQFGDIGVILNVNPKKTFSELVLEEDLTQEILEEYLYESNRIKLLAAPNKPEFADLVTPDGVEQVIKLFKKMHEYIFIDTPSFIDDKTLAALEASDLILLVVSLDLPTISNMKKSIDILKSLSLLSKTRLIINRSTGANGIDTVEIEKVLEMEVMADIASDGKLVTTSLNRGVPFVRMNPKAEISKNIKSLMSIVEGYN, from the coding sequence ATGGAAAAAATAACATTATTACTAGCTGATGACAATGAGTATATGAGATTTGTTATTAAAGAAATGCTTCAATCAGATAATGCTATCCGTGTTATCGGTGAAGCCCAAGATGGTAAGGAAGTTTTAGAAACAATAAAGGTTATAAAGCCAGAGGTAATTGTAATGGATGTGGGCATGCCTGTTATTGATGGCTTAGAAGCTACTCGATTAATTAGTCAGTATTATTCTGATATAAACATTATATTAATCTCCATAAATGATGAAAGACACTACTTTAAAGAGGCCATGCAGGCAGGGGCTAAAGAATATCTGATTAAGCCGATAGTACCAAATGATTTAATTAGGGCTATTAAAACAGTTGCAACATTTAGTCGTAAAAGACTAGGAGTAGATATAAATCAACTTGATGATGAATTAAGTGTTTCTAAGGATGCCCCTACAAACTCTACCCAAGAAGCAATTAAGACTATACCTGATTACACTGTGGAAAATATTCCACAAAACAAACATATATATGCTGATAATCAAGTTGAAGAAAATGTTGCTACTAAAGAAGAAAAGGGATATTTTAAAAATCCTATTTCTAAAAGCAGTATAATATCTGCTGTGAAAAACATTACCGGATTAAATGGCAAACGTGAGGAGGAAACTAATTCGCTTTCTACTGAGGTTGAAATTAGTGAAGAGTCTACTAATGGTGTTTTAGAAAATAACATCGAGGAACAAGAAAATGACTTTTTAGATAGTAAGGAAGATTTAAATAGTCCTGATATAGAAATTGAAAATCCTAAGGTGATAAGTGTATTTGGAACTAAGGGTGGGGTAGGCAAAAGCATAGTTTGTTCTAATTTAGCTGTAGCACTAGCCCAAAAATATAAAAATAAAGTAGGGTTAATAGACTTAGATATTCAATTTGGTGATATAGGTGTAATTTTGAATGTTAACCCTAAAAAAACATTTTCTGAACTAGTACTAGAGGAGGATTTAACTCAAGAGATATTAGAAGAATATCTTTATGAAAGTAATAGAATAAAATTATTAGCTGCCCCTAACAAACCAGAATTTGCGGATTTGGTAACCCCAGACGGAGTTGAACAGGTTATTAAGTTATTTAAAAAAATGCACGAATATATTTTTATTGATACTCCTTCATTTATAGATGATAAAACCTTAGCTGCGTTAGAGGCTTCAGATTTAATTCTTTTAGTTGTATCACTAGATTTACCAACAATTAGTAATATGAAAAAAAGTATAGATATTCTTAAATCTTTATCATTACTATCAAAAACTAGATTAATTATTAATCGTTCTACGGGTGCTAATGGTATTGACACAGTAGAAATTGAAAAAGTATTAGAAATGGAAGTTATGGCTGATATAGCTAGTGATGGTAAGTTGGTTACTACTTCCTTAAATCGAGGGGTGCCATTTGTAAGAATGAATCCTAAAGCAGAAATATCTAAAAATATTAAAAGCCTTATGTCCATAGTCGAAGGATATAATTAA
- the cpaB gene encoding Flp pilus assembly protein CpaB, giving the protein MLKGSKKYWIIAAVCGFLAAILTYQYIQEVKVRYEPDDLIDVVTAVENIEKDTVINSSQVTVEQVPAKFTHSDVVADKDSVVGMIAVNDIFTGEHVLSGKLLSSTDKVDRLSYTVPESKRAVSIPINSISGVSGFIRPGDSVDILATVDIEPTTYSVFTLQDIEVLATGIDGSQGSEETITLAVLPTDAQQLVIASERGSLRLLLRSPVDDSTVTLPAFELEELLN; this is encoded by the coding sequence TTGTTAAAAGGATCGAAAAAATATTGGATAATTGCAGCTGTGTGCGGATTTTTAGCCGCAATTCTAACTTATCAATATATTCAAGAAGTAAAGGTGCGTTATGAACCAGATGATTTAATAGATGTAGTAACAGCTGTAGAAAACATCGAAAAGGATACAGTAATAAACAGCTCACAAGTCACTGTAGAGCAGGTGCCAGCTAAATTTACTCATTCCGATGTAGTTGCAGATAAAGATTCAGTTGTAGGAATGATAGCAGTAAATGACATATTTACTGGAGAGCATGTGCTTAGTGGTAAGCTTTTATCATCTACAGACAAGGTAGATAGACTTTCCTATACAGTTCCGGAATCTAAGCGTGCTGTTTCCATCCCTATAAATAGTATTAGTGGTGTATCTGGTTTTATTAGACCAGGAGACAGTGTAGATATATTAGCTACAGTAGATATAGAACCTACTACTTATAGTGTTTTTACATTACAGGATATTGAAGTTTTAGCTACAGGCATTGATGGTTCTCAGGGCTCTGAGGAAACTATTACATTAGCAGTTTTACCTACAGATGCCCAGCAACTTGTAATAGCGTCTGAAAGAGGAAGTTTAAGATTATTACTACGTTCACCAGTTGATGATTCAACAGTAACCTTACCGGCATTTGAATTAGAAGAATTATTAAACTAG
- a CDS encoding pilus assembly protein TadG-related protein gives MKSIFLRLVKEEKGTVLVLVAAAMMTFCGFAALVTDAGLLYVNRAKLVNALDSAVLAGAQELPNNTSSALQVAENYARSNGLSDGEFTFELDGDEKITGTANRDVNLLFARVLGYDSAEVPATATARTGPLVGTAGIRPFGVLWSNIQKGEPTVLRPDNASEGSWCYLLELGGTGTSVIKQNIEEGYPGTIEVADVIDGERGVNMSTMKSVETLVADCNHGCTPESHKPGCSRIMIVPVVDIQQVNSSGQVEKVRVLSFAAFFVEQYHHGPKEIRGTFIDYVTLGDIDPNGLDFGLYGVELYK, from the coding sequence GTGAAGAGCATTTTTTTAAGACTAGTAAAAGAAGAAAAGGGTACAGTGTTGGTGTTGGTTGCTGCAGCTATGATGACTTTTTGTGGCTTTGCTGCATTAGTAACTGATGCAGGGTTACTATATGTTAATCGGGCTAAATTAGTAAATGCTTTGGATAGTGCCGTACTAGCGGGAGCACAAGAACTCCCCAATAATACATCTAGTGCTCTGCAAGTTGCAGAAAACTATGCACGTAGTAATGGGTTATCTGATGGTGAATTTACATTTGAGTTAGATGGAGATGAAAAAATTACAGGGACAGCAAATCGAGATGTTAATCTGCTATTTGCAAGGGTATTAGGCTATGATTCTGCTGAAGTTCCAGCTACAGCAACAGCGAGAACAGGACCCTTGGTAGGAACAGCTGGTATTAGACCCTTTGGTGTATTATGGTCTAATATTCAAAAAGGAGAACCCACAGTTTTAAGGCCTGATAATGCGAGTGAAGGTTCATGGTGTTATTTATTAGAACTAGGTGGAACGGGAACTTCAGTAATTAAACAAAATATTGAAGAGGGATATCCAGGAACAATAGAGGTTGCTGATGTTATAGATGGAGAACGAGGAGTAAATATGTCAACAATGAAAAGTGTGGAAACTTTAGTTGCTGATTGTAATCATGGATGTACACCCGAATCACATAAACCTGGCTGTTCACGTATTATGATTGTTCCTGTAGTTGATATACAGCAAGTTAATTCCTCAGGGCAAGTTGAAAAAGTTAGAGTTTTAAGCTTTGCCGCGTTTTTTGTTGAACAATATCATCATGGACCTAAGGAAATAAGAGGGACTTTTATAGATTATGTAACACTTGGAGATATAGATCCTAATGGATTGGATTTTGGACTATATGGAGTTGAGCTTTATAAATAA
- a CDS encoding TadE/TadG family type IV pilus assembly protein, protein MIQKIRKKFTKREEGQALVEMALVIPILLLFFMGIFEFGRIFGSLMVINNLARDGVRHGVVGNNDTQIEELIYENITWLDEENVTITITPTYSQRSKGEALEVNVDYTVPIIMPFISGVLPNPFPLSANYTMRVER, encoded by the coding sequence ATGATACAAAAGATAAGAAAAAAATTTACAAAAAGAGAAGAAGGTCAGGCTTTAGTAGAAATGGCATTAGTTATACCCATATTGTTGTTATTCTTTATGGGTATTTTTGAGTTTGGCAGAATATTTGGCTCTTTAATGGTTATAAACAACTTAGCTCGTGATGGAGTAAGGCATGGTGTTGTTGGTAATAACGATACCCAAATAGAAGAGCTTATATATGAAAACATTACTTGGTTAGATGAAGAAAACGTGACCATAACTATAACTCCTACCTATTCTCAGAGAAGCAAAGGGGAAGCATTAGAAGTTAATGTAGATTATACAGTTCCTATTATAATGCCATTTATTTCTGGGGTATTACCTAATCCTTTTCCACTATCAGCAAACTATACTATGCGAGTAGAGCGTTAG
- a CDS encoding A24 family peptidase yields the protein MMMLIYVLAALVIIAMIFDIKERRIPNWLIVIGLVFALSFHIYTDGLAGFLFCLKGFAAGIVLMFLPFAMGGMGAGDVKLLGMIGAIMGSVFAFNVFLWTALFGGVVAIILLLFKNRLKETLNRIYRGAILARAGVAKITDINGEEQNRIYFPYGVVIGLGVLATFFKGWW from the coding sequence ATGATGATGCTGATTTATGTATTAGCAGCTTTAGTTATAATAGCGATGATTTTTGATATTAAAGAACGACGTATACCTAACTGGTTAATAGTTATTGGTTTGGTTTTTGCGTTGTCTTTTCATATATATACAGATGGCTTAGCTGGGTTCCTGTTTTGCCTAAAAGGATTTGCGGCGGGTATTGTTTTAATGTTTTTGCCCTTTGCTATGGGTGGTATGGGGGCTGGTGATGTAAAGCTTTTAGGCATGATAGGAGCTATAATGGGTAGTGTTTTTGCTTTTAACGTATTTTTATGGACTGCATTATTTGGTGGAGTAGTAGCTATCATACTATTACTCTTTAAAAATCGATTGAAGGAAACATTAAATAGAATCTATCGAGGAGCTATTTTAGCTCGTGCTGGTGTTGCCAAAATAACAGATATAAATGGGGAAGAACAAAATAGAATTTACTTTCCCTACGGTGTAGTTATAGGGTTAGGTGTACTAGCAACCTTTTTTAAAGGCTGGTGGTAA
- a CDS encoding Flp family type IVb pilin, whose amino-acid sequence MLEIIKRLFKEEEGQGMVEYGLILALVAIVAIGALELIGDGVLDTFTGVAETLSGEGE is encoded by the coding sequence ATGTTGGAAATAATTAAAAGATTATTTAAAGAAGAAGAAGGTCAGGGTATGGTTGAGTATGGGTTGATTTTGGCGTTGGTAGCGATAGTTGCTATTGGAGCACTAGAATTGATTGGTGATGGAGTCTTAGACACATTTACTGGAGTAGCAGAAACTTTATCAGGAGAAGGAGAATAG
- a CDS encoding YitT family protein, translated as MLYFYRKEITTIIKSRVYIERIYWQDILLIIAGALLLAVAIQTIIIPAGLLTGGISGVAIILQYITGLSVWLGYIILNVPIFIAGYKYVSRRFALYSLIGTLSLSLFLPLTEPFSFNITDLFLASIFGGALAGLGIGLAFRSKGSLGGLEIIAVLFKRFRGYAIGDTFFVTNLLVILLFLFTASLELTLFSAISILVTSKVIDSVEAGPAKSKTVFIISEQYEYIANTIIKNINRGCTYISGSGAYTGDQKHIIMVTIGRSQLPRLKEMVLQVDDEAFMIISESSEVFGQGFKSSDFDF; from the coding sequence TTGTTGTACTTTTATAGAAAGGAGATAACAACAATTATAAAAAGTAGAGTATATATAGAAAGAATATATTGGCAAGACATATTGCTAATAATAGCTGGTGCTTTATTATTAGCAGTAGCTATTCAAACCATAATAATACCTGCAGGATTATTAACCGGAGGTATATCAGGAGTAGCTATTATACTTCAATATATAACCGGATTAAGTGTATGGTTAGGGTATATAATCCTGAATGTACCTATTTTTATTGCTGGATATAAATATGTAAGTAGGCGATTTGCATTATATAGTCTTATTGGAACTTTATCTTTATCATTGTTCTTACCGCTAACCGAACCCTTTAGCTTTAACATAACCGACCTTTTTCTAGCTTCTATTTTTGGAGGTGCATTAGCAGGTTTAGGTATCGGATTAGCTTTTCGTAGCAAAGGCTCCTTAGGTGGCTTAGAAATTATAGCTGTACTATTTAAACGCTTTAGAGGTTATGCTATAGGTGATACTTTTTTTGTAACTAATCTATTAGTTATATTACTTTTCTTATTTACTGCTAGTCTAGAGCTAACCCTTTTTTCAGCTATATCAATTTTAGTCACCTCAAAAGTAATAGATTCGGTTGAGGCAGGTCCAGCAAAATCCAAAACAGTTTTTATTATTTCTGAACAATATGAATATATTGCTAATACAATAATTAAAAATATCAATCGAGGCTGTACATACATTTCTGGAAGTGGAGCTTACACAGGAGACCAAAAACATATTATAATGGTGACTATAGGTAGGAGCCAACTACCCCGTTTAAAAGAAATGGTTTTACAAGTTGATGATGAAGCATTTATGATTATAAGTGAATCTTCTGAAGTGTTTGGACAAGGTTTTAAATCATCGGATTTTGATTTTTAG
- a CDS encoding MATE family efflux transporter: protein MRFKGDLEKDNIGKLLLTLSLPAMIGMTVNALYNVVDTFWVGKLGPEAIAALTIVFPIQMIMVAIASGTGIGLTSLISRRLGEGRKNDASNIAEHGILLIIIYGLIIPILAIPNAENLVIFFGATPELIELASDYVAIVLAGSVFLFFAIMSGSMIQAEGNAGTPMKSMVVGATTNMILDPFLIFGIGPFPALGVQGAATATIISQFIACSVNFKYLFFNESHVRPALLTLRLNPYIILDIYKVGFPSMVMQIMNSVIVVILNWILGAYGFIAIGAMGIFFRVQALIFMPIMGLVQGFLPIVGYAYGAKRLDRMKQAIKKASTVAFIIMTIGFLAFQLIPETLVTIFNDDPNLVDIGVECMHYISILLPLVGPAIILSSTFQAVGKGFTAMWLSLLRQVVLLIPFLFILPNYFGLKGVWISFPASDIISIAVTVLVIYLFLNKLETKGFEKVQNTKTITVPKR, encoded by the coding sequence ATGAGGTTTAAAGGTGATTTGGAAAAAGATAATATAGGAAAACTTCTACTTACATTATCCTTACCAGCAATGATAGGTATGACAGTTAATGCATTATATAATGTTGTGGACACCTTTTGGGTAGGAAAGTTAGGTCCTGAAGCTATAGCTGCATTAACTATTGTTTTCCCCATCCAAATGATTATGGTAGCAATCGCTTCTGGTACTGGTATAGGGCTTACTTCATTAATCTCGCGCCGTTTAGGTGAAGGTAGAAAAAATGATGCTAGTAACATTGCAGAACACGGAATTTTATTGATTATTATATATGGATTGATTATACCTATTTTAGCAATACCTAACGCAGAAAATTTAGTAATATTTTTTGGCGCCACTCCAGAATTAATAGAACTTGCTTCAGATTATGTTGCAATTGTTTTAGCAGGTAGTGTTTTTCTTTTTTTTGCTATAATGTCAGGCTCTATGATACAAGCAGAGGGTAATGCAGGAACACCTATGAAATCAATGGTAGTTGGTGCAACAACCAATATGATTTTAGATCCTTTTTTAATTTTTGGTATAGGTCCCTTTCCTGCTTTAGGTGTGCAAGGTGCAGCTACTGCCACTATTATTAGTCAATTCATAGCATGTTCAGTTAACTTTAAATATTTATTCTTTAATGAAAGCCATGTTAGGCCAGCATTACTAACCCTTAGGTTAAATCCATACATTATATTAGATATATATAAGGTTGGTTTCCCTTCAATGGTAATGCAAATAATGAATAGCGTAATTGTCGTAATACTAAATTGGATACTTGGTGCTTATGGTTTTATTGCTATAGGTGCAATGGGTATATTTTTTAGAGTACAAGCATTAATTTTTATGCCTATAATGGGATTAGTTCAAGGTTTTCTCCCTATTGTCGGGTATGCCTACGGTGCAAAAAGACTAGATCGAATGAAGCAAGCTATCAAAAAAGCTTCCACTGTAGCTTTCATTATTATGACTATAGGTTTTTTAGCATTTCAATTAATACCTGAAACTTTAGTTACTATTTTTAATGATGATCCCAATTTAGTAGATATTGGGGTTGAATGCATGCACTATATTAGTATTTTGTTACCATTAGTTGGTCCAGCAATAATTTTATCAAGTACATTCCAAGCTGTAGGTAAAGGATTTACTGCTATGTGGCTTTCTCTTTTAAGACAGGTAGTACTCTTAATACCATTTCTATTTATATTACCAAATTACTTTGGATTAAAAGGTGTGTGGATATCATTTCCGGCATCAGATATAATTTCAATAGCAGTAACTGTACTAGTAATATATCTTTTCCTAAATAAATTAGAAACTAAAGGTTTTGAAAAAGTCCAAAACACAAAAACTATTACAGTACCTAAACGTTGA